A region of the Electrophorus electricus isolate fEleEle1 chromosome 7, fEleEle1.pri, whole genome shotgun sequence genome:
CAGACTTTGTTGCAAGTCGTCGCTAGATAACAGTAGGCAGGAAAAGTGCAGACGGCTGAGGAAGTGAATGAGAGGAAATACCAGCCCTGTCCATCCATCACTGTTGTGCCTCACATGGGCCCAATTCAACGCTAAGCCTGGGTCTGGGGGAATCTGTGACTATTTCCTGCTGTAAAACACCTAACACAGCCTGTAGAAGGACCTGATTATTGCCTGAGAAGTCGAGGAGTTGTTTGtgccacagcagagaaaagaactgaaaaataaaGGGCAGGGCACGGGGTCGAGGGGGCAGTGTACCTGAGGCCCGCCCAGGGTCTTTTCGCAGGGTGTCCATGAAGTTGCTGAAGCTGGAAGCTTCCTGCCACAAACGTCCCAGCTGCTGGAACTCGGTGCCTCGAAAAAGGAGTTCCTGGGAATCGGCGTAGAACCTTGCTAGTCTAGGGCCAGGACAGAGCATGCATGTACTCATCTCAGTACTGTTACACATGCCCACACTGATGAGTACTACTAGTTCTGCACACTCAAAGAATGCAAATATACCCCTTTTGAGATATAACTTTTTGTTATGTATGAGACTTCACTGGGGAATGGCGGGGGGAGGgtcattctttcttttgttcattATATTTTGATCAACTAGGTGGTGGTCTCAAGAAAAACTGATGTCTCTCATCCAAGTTGGTTTCTAGATAGGTAAAGGTGGAGCAGCCAGCTTACATGGAGTTGTTGTAGTTCGACACGACCCCTGTAGCCTCTGCTGGAGTTGCGTAACGGAAGCAGGGATTATTGGCATTGCAGAAAATCCCCTGGATCCAAGGCAAGACTCCTGCAGAAGGCATGGCCTTGTTGGGAAAGTGACCTGATTGGACAGACGAGAGTCCATCTTTAATATCACCATGATAATGAAAAAAACTGTATTAATCAGGattcaggttttgttttgtatgttctTGTAtaaccaaaaacattttgtaaaaacacTTAAGCAGTAAActctgggggggaaaaaaactctCTATGCTGTTCTAATGTTTATTGATATACAGGTTAGTCTTGCTGACGCAAAGGGTACACAAAATGCTTAATATTATAAAGAAGCAGAATTGCTCACATTCATGTTGCTGGTAAAGGGGATAGGCTCTTCTGAGCCACACAAGACCCATGAAGATGAACACAGGCCACAGGATCTCCACAATGACCCGAACCTGAACACATTTGAGGCACAActgtattacattttgaaagcTGTTAAAGGAACTgcaatgaaagaaaaggaaaccaCAATATAATGGATATAGATCCCTTCATTGTGTTGTGATTGTGATTTGCAACCTATATTAAAAGACAACTGGAAGTGAAAAAACCACTAGCAACGTAGGCTTTCTCATGCACAAAAAGCATAGACAATGGCAGTACACCAGTAACAGCTGGGACACATGAACTATCTGGGGGCTTGCAAAGGGCTGGCACCTTCTGTCTTTTGCGGAGGGTCCAGTTCTTCCAGAGCAGCAGACGGACATGGTTCATGGCTCACCAGCTGATCCCCTTAAACTGGGGTCACATCAGAGTTACACACCTAATGACACACATCGACAACACGTCAACCACACCTCAGCATATCCAGTGTGTCCTACTTAAAGTGAGGGttgaaaaatagaaaagcaCAAAGGGGCCTTCACAACCTCATACTGTATATAACAGCATCCTGATTTGGTAAAAAATGTTGACATTAATTATTACACATTGCtattaatgaatatttactTCCATTTTGTGCAATCACCATGGGCTGTCATACATGTGCAGCACTGCACTGTGCAGTTTACTAACTTGTTTAACTGGATGTTAAAGCAAGCTGTCTCTATAGAGCAGCACATGAACACTGTACACATTTTAAGTGAAAAACTGTAATTTGCCCTTTTGAGGCCCATCAGATGCCTGTCATCTAACAGTGTTCAATAGATAAAAAGAAATTCACTGACCGAGTGGAAAGCTATCATTTTCAGACTGTTGAAGCTGCACTTTTTCTAGTCTTGTTTTTGTACCTAAATAATAATTACGCTGAAACTGACAGGTATCAGTGTCCAAGCACAGCAGGTATTACGACATAAAAGAGCTATGCGTCTGCAAGAGTAGGAAGTAATCTGTAACTTTCAGGTTCCTTATAATTACAGATAAGCAAATGCCATCAGAGCCTGATATTAAAAACTGCtcccaaacagcactaaactcTATCAGATGACCATCAAACAAGGTGGGGCAGGAAGAACACACCTCTGGGGGGCTCTTGGAGCCAATTCAACTTACAGTTCATATTATAAGAGGGAGGACCAAACAATACTTCAGTCAACGGAATAAATTATTCCTATTATGTCTTTACTCTTATATAACCAATAATTATCCTTACCTCAGTTGGAAAAGGTTCAAGTCCCTCGCCTAGAAATCAAAAGCTTAATACATGGCTCTCTGCAAACTGTGACTGCAAAACCTGTAGCTCCTTTCTAACCCCTGTGACAGAGCTAATCTTCTTGTCTTAATCTCCAAACTCAATGTGGatgcagagaggggaaaaggCCTGCTTTACAACTGACAACTGGCTActtgtgtatgtaaataaaatctTTTGGAGGGATTGTGAATTGAGTCACATTTGAAGATATCGTGTGGAGAGCGATCGAATGGATGTGCTGTCATGTCTAGTGAAGGCTGAGTCACAGCTGTGCAGCTGACATCTCAGAGCATAGAGCTGATTGAGAGAGCAAGAGTACATAAAGACAAAAATTGTATTTCTCTCCAGGTTTTAGCATGGTGAGTGTGTCCCATGGCAGTCGAGTGGCCCTCGTTAAGAGGACTAAAAAGTCACTACTTAAGCCCCACCGCTACCGGCACATATTTATCAGTTATGAGAGTTCTAAGAACTCGGCATACTCAATCATGGGCAAACCATTTGCAGAGTCAAAGAATTCACAAAAAGATCTGAAACTTGTATAAAGCGGGTTACAACAGCATTTAATTTTAACACACTGCATATTCTTTCTTTAGGAGCTGGTTGTATTGTCAGTGCAATGTGTGGAACTGTAACATACAAAATGAAAGTACACAAactttataaaattaaaaataaattcactcATGCTGAAAGTTATAATCACAGTgtttgaagaaaacaaaatgtaaagagGCACAGCAACTGGCTTTTCACAAAAGTTGGCTTTAagaacaaatgtaaatacatttagaaGACACTTTACATATTGACACATTAGGTTTTTAAGTGCATTGCAGAGATTACACTgggataaaatatatatacatctgTACAAATTCCATTTCACTGTACACAGACTGCTTATAGGCAGTTGCTTTTTCATACCCAGAGCAGATAAGTTGAGATAAGGTGAGATTTCTCCATCAAAACGTCATACAAATCCTGGTTCCATGATGGCAGAGAGAGGAACTGTGCATTTGCCACGAATAACAGCACAAACAGACATGCTGCAGAGGAAATGGTGCTTGCCAAATGTTTTGGACGTGTAGTTGCCTGTTGGTTCACACAGCAGCGCACAGCcccaaacagggaaagcagctGCAGGTCAGCTCAGAGTACTGCACTAGTGAGGATTTTTCTAGACCACCAAATCCACCAGGCTCTACACAGTGACTACACCATTTACTGAAGCCTTGGTGCTGTCCCAAAGGCCCAACTGTAATAGGACAATTCTGaaaagcagagaacagagaccTTTTGCCCCTCTACACTTTAAACCATTTTCTTAATATGGCCCAAAGAGCTGTAGAcgtattaatatataaaaaagaaggTGGTCACCACTGGCAAGCAGGCATTTAAATATTCCCTGTGCTTACCTCATAAAACATCCAAGGTTTCCAAACTCACATTTTAGACTAGACAATATATGTTTTACAAGTGATTAATCACAATTTTGTCCAATTCTGGGCTTAATCTATGTCTGGGAAACCAGATCCAAGAGTTCTAGGACAATATTTCCTGCAGAACTCAAACACACTTTGCAGGTCACAAACCTTTAACATTTGAGTATTAAGAATGaccacttaattttttttttatgagagaTTTAATATTAAATTTTACACCAGGGGTGCAAAAGTCAgaatatttttcttctgtgtaaAAATAGGCTTTCCAGCAGGAAATCTGTGAGGTGTGAGAAGAATTAAAGTTCATACAAAGTGGGCTTCCCTGTGCTCCTGCTGGTGTAAGTGGTGGCTTCCTCGCAGTTTCTGCTGCAAGGCCTTGGCCTCGGCCAGGCTGACCTCCTCCGGGCTGGATGGAAGAGACTGAGAGGGCGACAGAGGTGGTGAGCTCACTGCCACCTCCCCCAAGGCCTCCGCCCCAACCTGCGTACTTCTCTCTGACGGCGACACAGTCGTAATGCTCGTCGTGGCCATGGTTGTTGCAGACGCAGTCAGCGTGGCTACCGGTGGAGCCAACGTCACAGTAATCGTTGAGACGGTCACTGAGACGGTTCGTTCTGCGTCTGGAGGCCTGGCACGGATGCCTGTGGGGGGCTTGTAGAAGGTCCCCGGTGGCGGCTGAAGCGTGCGTGGTGCTCTAAAGGTGATGGGCACATCCCTGCCCAGACTGGCACCGCTGTCCCGCCTCGAGGTCCGGAAAGGCCTGATGGTCACCATGAAGGGGGCGCTGTGGGACACGGTACTGGCCACATTCAAAGACGTCATGGGCTCTGAGCTCGTGGTTTCTTTGGTTCTGTCTGCTGCACCGGGCTGGGGGAGGCCAGCCACGATCATGGCCGTCCTGGGGGTGACGTCATagtgtttgtactgtttgtcCCAAGTGCGTCGCAGCGTTTGGGTGTCGATAAAGGGGTAGCAGCTGCGGCCCTCCGCCTTCCCTACCTCCGTCACTTCCTCGATGGCGGCAGGGGGGTGCTCAAATGACGGTGGGCGAGCATTGCGCTCGCCTAGCAGCCGATCCACAGGCATGCTGATGGGCCTTGACACTAAGCGGGAGCGATGGGGGCGGAGCTGCACTGGCCGGCTGCTAGTGCCGAAGCCCAGCACATACCTTtgcacctcctccacccctctcatATCTCCGTTCAGCCTATCTGTGCCATCAGTGACtagagagacaaaaacacagagagagagagagagagagagagagagagagagagagagagcaaacgaGAGACACCGATTTAGTCAGTCTTGGTCTACTGTTTAATAAAGCAAGACAAAAATGCAAGTGTAATTTTGCCAGACCTCCATCTACAGCACAGGTTTTTTTCATAAGTCTCAATGACATTGGATCCATCTTAGATAAAAATGTTTCTTCGATTTATGGAAATCTCTAACAGCAGACAAATGTCTCAGTTTCTAGAGGTCTGACTGCTGTCTTGCAGTGCAGAGTAGTTACTCCATTTATGCTTTCTGAGTAATTTATGCACCTTCTGTAATTTACAGCAATGGTGAAGCAGGCAGTACTATAAAAAGCCCATCAGCCTAGTGTTACAAAATGCTTGGCTGCAGTGTCTGAGAAAAAGAGTTATGATCAAGTGCGTTATGAGTTGTGTAAGAAAATGAGTTATGATCAAATATGATCAAATGTGACTGATCTTTCATAGCTACATTTCTAAGCCAAGATATGTAGTGGTGAATACTAGCTACTACTTGCAAGctatattcaaattaaaatattcatgttGTCCTATTGGGGTAAAAGTGAAATACATTAGCTAGATTTATAAGAATACCTAGATTTATACTAATAATATTATAACAATTGTCAAATTATAGGCCAGAAAGCTATAACTACAATGTTTATCCAACAAaatccacagaaaaaaaaatagcttttgGATGTAGTTATTTAAGTGTAAGGAATTTATTTTTGAGGAAGGTAATTGCTCTTGATTGTAATCCATTTGCCTTATTGgctaaacaataaacacactttGCCAAAAGCCAGTCTTTAGCAATGAAATATCACCTAAAAAGTACCTGCTTTCTGTGTACTGCTAACTTGCATAGCTAACTACTCTACAGAATACCTCTTAAAAATTAGCTCAAATATATAAACCTTTACACTCGTACTCACCTGCCAcatcttcctttctctcctttccatCATCCAGCAAACGTGAGGAGGACGAATGCTGCTTACAGGTGCTCTGTGGGATGCGAAGCAACAAATCGAGAAATTAGCATTCACATCTACAGTGGAAACCCATAGTCACTTTATTGCCTTACTTGCCTCTTTGAGGTCCACGAGGGACTGGGAGTGCAGACTGAGTCTCTGCTGATGGCAGGGCAGGAATGCAGGGGAGTGATTGGGCGCTGTGGGGCTTAAGGGAGACACCGGGCTCTGTGGGGTGTCAAAGATCATGTGCTGGTGTCTGATGAGCAGCTCCACCATCAAGGCCTGGTAAGGGTAGTCGACGAGCGAGGAGAGCGACACGTCTGCCTCCGTCTGCCTGGGTTTGATCAGCGTGGGCCCGAAAATGATGCCCAGGTTGCTTGCAGTCATCTTGTTCTCCTCTGCCTGCTCCATAACCCTGGGAGGCAGAAATGTGGGGATTTAGCTGGCCTCACACTCAAGAGGACGTGCATGCTAAAATACACATCTGCATATGGAATGTTCCAGCGGTTGAGTTTTAAAGGAGCAGTAAGTCAATTTTAATACTAAAAAGTATCATCAAcctatttatgaaagtgattgttatttaatttttattataaagTGCAGCTGACATTAGATGAagaaattgctttgtagtcctcaaatgaaccagatAATGCTCCATAGAGTGGGTCCCCCACACGGGAGTCAGCCATGTAGATTTAGTACAAAATCTCTccaacatccaggccactaggtgtcagtataatggtgGTTTcataatataaagaaaaataattttctccATCACAGTGCTGTTCTACCTGTGTAAGTGAGCTATGAGGAAGTGCAGGGTTCTGTAATGAGTCAGAGGCAGCTGCCGGAGAAGGTCTCTGATCTTGAAGACGACCCTGTTGAGCTCGATGCTGAGGCGGGGCTGCTCTCCCACGGGGTTGCTTTGAGCCAAATCCACCTCATCCACCAGGAGGCGCTGCGCCTCCTTAGCCAATCCGATGAACTCGTTATAATGTCTGTACAGAATCAGCGGCTCTGGTAgcttcagaacacacacagaggattcGGCGTTCAGTattcagaagaagaaaaaattcaGTGTTCAATATTCAACATTCAGAAttcagtattacagtaaaacacacctgtctcaGGTAAAGTTTGAGCACGTTGCTAATGTCATGTGGATGGAGGTCAGACAGTTCCACCAAGTCTTTACCGTTCTCAAACGCCTGACAAAGCTTTTCCACTCGAGACTTTGCCCCATTCACACGGTAAATACCCTTAAAAAACCAACAAGCCAtcatacaacaaaacattttgtcactTTGTTTGCCCAGTCTGCTTTTCAATACATTTCTCATAATGGTCATCTCTTCACAAAACACATCACGACCATTTACCTTGATGTTGAGAGCGCGACTTTCGATTTCTGAGGTGCACTTTTTGATGATGAATGGCACGCCATCGGCACTGTTCTTGGCCACCTGTGCAAAATCAATCCCGAACAGGTGCAGCCTGCCCTGGAGCTTCTTGTGCCCACACTGAATAGCCAGGGTCTCCAAACACTTCTTATGACAGGCCAATGAACACTAAATGACAGAATGCAGGATAAGGGCAAAAAAAGATCAGAAAgtatgaaaaacagaaaaaacagaaagtatGATTAAACCGAAGATAAGGATGACTGTGGTGGCACCTCCTCGCATTCGGCCCCGTGGAACACCACCAGGCTGTCGCACTCCCGGCATTTAGAAGGCGCACGTAGCTTGCGTagcttgtgggtgtgtgcggcTTTTGACATCAGAGTGTTCCGAAAAGGGCCAGGGGAGCTGGTGGCCTCTATGACCATCTCACCAATGCCTGGAAAAAGCAGTGTCAGTCAGTTTCAAGATCTCTTTCGCAGCTGTTAATAAAGAGTAATAAACCATTACTTTATAAACGACATCACTGACAACCATATTGACATCAATGCACCACTAAAACGCGTTGCTTATCCATGTTGCTTGACCATATAGAAAAAGGACAGTTGGAGCAGTCTACAGTCGTTTCTACGCTTTATAAATGCATAGGGCCATAGGGTGTTCATGTAATATGTTCCCGCAGACTAAAATCTAAAGGCTCCTCAAGCAGCTCTGGCTGTGGGAAGGGAGgtggagcaaaaaaaaatgattttatttggTTAATCTGAGCTGCCTTCATTTTGGCAACTGTAAAGTGAatttacagtacaaaaaaagGGTCTCTGAAGGCAATGTGTAGTGTAGAATGCAGCTGAAAGACAGGAAGTGTTTTAGCTGAAACACTGAGCCAAGATCAACACAAACCTCATCTACGCAGCTGAGCATAAAAACACTGGGAGGTGCAACCCAACACAAATGCAGTGTGACTGCTAATACTGTACATCAGTGAAAAGGTATTCAGTACTTTCGGACACCCACCCGCCCGCCcttcaacacacaaacacacccagcaACATGAAAtcccaacacacaaacacacacccaataaTATGCACCAAACCACCCCCCAGTGATCTACCATTGTCTGAAGGGGAAGGAGGTTCTCTCTCATCCAAGTCATCTGCAGAGGACATGGTACCAGTGGAAGGAGTTCTGGGAAGCCTCCGCTTAAAATCCcctgtaaatcacacacacaaaggaataAAATAGCAGACATGgctgaacaaaaaaacaaacttacgGATGCATGGAGATCACCACAACATTGTGTTACAGTAGAAGCAGAAAACTTGTGTGCATCTATAGCAGGCTGTGACTGCGCTGGAAGGGCTGGTGTCAGAGGAGAAGTACCTGGGCTGGCGATGGGCGAGTCCACTGAGCGCGACTCACTGCTGCCCCCGGCGCTCTCAGAGTCGCTGCACATGCCCCCTCCGCCACTCCCTCCCTGACTGCCTGAGCTCCAGGCCTGCTGGGGCCCCTGTTGCTTCGCaactgcacaatcacacacaaacaggtggCAGCTAATAAAAAACATTGTTCAGAAggaaagggtaaaaaaaaaaaaaaaaaaaaaaaaaaaccaaacaaaaaaaaaaaaaaaaacccacacctaATTTCAAGTTATATGGTTTGAGGTTCGCTGCCATGAAAGATCTGAAATCACTGAAATCAGGAGAACTTTCACTTCTGAGAATGTCTTCATTCAGTGAAAGTTTTCATTCAGGCTTTAGTGCTTTAATTCCAGCTATTGAAAGCTTTAAtttcacactataaaaaaaaatacatttaaatagcCAAATTGTCCCTCACATCTCCTTTTAAAATGTGTCCCCATCTCCCATGGTTGCCACTGTGAACCACCAACAGCACTTATGCATCTAATTTGAGGGATTTCAGCTTGAGTGGGTGAGAGTCGCAAGCCACACACGAATGAAAAACTCTTACCTTGGATGTCTGCTGCGCTGTTGGACCTCCTATCGGCCATCCTGCTGATGCGTTGGTGGGCAGGACTGCTGACCTCATCAACACTGAGAGCATCTCCTGCTGAGGTGGAGCCCTGAGAAGAGTTGGTGCTGCTCAGTGACCTCTTATGGATGGATATACTGGGGAAGACAAACCACGGGGGAACATCAGTATAATGGAGCAGTTAAATTTATGACACCACACTAATTGGTTTAATGCGGCTGACCTCAATTAATTCTGCATTTTAgataagaaattattttaatgcgTATTTGCAAAGTGGCAAGGATTAAATCAGATCAGAACAGGTAGCCACAAAATCatatcaacttttttttttggtttaatactatttattttctattagtgCAAATGAAGGTTAAATGGTTTTCTCAGTACTAAACATAGCAAATAACAGGAGCATTTTGCTATGTGGACATGAGGCTTCCGGATGTGTGACCACATGATTGTAGATGACAGTGACCTAGTTTACTATGCAGAGGTATGAACAGCATACTACATAGTGTCACACAGTTCTAATGCAGAGTGCAACCTCAACCAGTACTGCAGCTTTCATCACACTTCCTGAGGAAGAACATTcaaatggtggtggtggtgggagaggggggggggtttagagcatgcacacatgtttacaaaaacaaagctttCTGCTTGAGCATTAGGTTAGGTAGCTATGCGGCTGCATTTTCGAAGGTTTGATGAAagtttcattctgtttaaaTCATGTGCTGGATTAATGCTTGTGATGGCATTTGGCAGTGTTAGTTCAGTTTGGACTTCAGAGACAGACATTAGGTTCAATAGTGCCAGGGCAGGAAGGATATTCTGCACTGTGCAGGACCGTAGCTCACCCTGTCCTGGAGGGTCCCGTGCTGTCCTGAGAGAGAGTCTCCAGCCAGACACGTTCTTTCGGCAGGCTGTGCACAAACTCGGAGTAGCACTGGCCCGGGTCGTACAGCTTGGCCTGTTCACACAGAGCCTGGTACTTCTGCGGCAGTGACACAGTCTGCGCCTGCAGCATCTGAAACCAGTTCACCGTCACCTGCGCACAAATGCTGGGCGTCACAAAAAGCATCTAGTGAAAGGGATCACCCCTATATAGGgagaaagacaaggagaaagatggagaaagaggtaCTGACGGCTTTGAGGGTCAGGTCACACTGGAAGACCAGCTCACGGATTTGAGTGAGGATTTCGCTCTTGGCGCTGGCGAGACCAGCCCTCTTGGCTCCTGCATCGGCCTCACAGGCTTTGTAGTGGTCCTGGGCATCCTCAGCCTGCAGGGCAACGCATGgcacaagcagagagagacggGATGAACAGCTGAACCAGCACAGAGCTCATCGAACAACTAATAGTAGGTAGATTAGGGTGCTGTGTTGGAGAGTGCTGTAGagttacagttgtgtgtgtgtaagtaattgTGTAGTAGGGCTGTGGATGACTACAGTGCAGCTGTACCTTTTGCAGAGCTtcatcctccaccctcctcttcttctccaaGCTCCTCCCCCCTGTGCCATGTTGCTCCTCCCCCATGCGGCTGCTTGAGCTGCGAGCCTTTTCATACTCCTCCCTTCGCTGAGTCTGCAGGAGACGAGCTTTCCGCGCGGCACTGTCAGCTTCACTCTGCTCCggcgcatacacaaacacacttcgcTTCAGCCAATGCTGGGAGAtcggtggaaaaaaaaatccacatgcAGCTTTTCTTTTAtacctgtttgtttgtcatatcaacatcaacaactacaccaccaccacgcACTAGTGTCATgaccaaaaataaacaggagGGTTTGTTCGGTAGCAAATCGGAACATACCATTTTCTTCTGCTCCCTCTGCCACTGCTCCTTCATCTCCTTCCTCATCTTGTCCAGTTCATTCTTGCGTGCCTGCAAAGGCTGTAGAGTGAAGGTGTTACTCAATGAAGTACTGCAGGATACAAGTGAAGGTTACCAAATGCTACAATCAGGCACAGTGGCCTCTGTAACCTTGTTGTGTCATGTCTCACTGGCTCACCTGTATGAATCGGTTGGTTTGGAGAGCTGCAGCTGTCTGGAGGAGCACCTGATTGTACTCAATCTCATTCTTGAAAGCGGACACATAAATGTCCCTGAACGGCATGTAGTCCTTTCAGTAAAAGAAAGCATCAGTCATGTGGTGGCTTCAAGCTGGGGGAGTAGAAGTGCATTTGATGGACAGATACCTCTTACCTGCTGACTTGCTACTGCCTTAGCTGACTCTGCCATCTTGGCAAAGCTTTTGGCACACTCCATATCTGCGAAGGAGATGGCACGTGTTATATGCAGGTCTCAGCTGGGTACTGAATATgggtctttttttgttgttgttagtgcTTTTACACTCACCCAGGTTGAGGCGCTTCTCCACCCAAGCCAGCATGTCTTTGGTGTACCTGGACAGGGCCTTGGCATAGAGCAAAGCCGACTCTACCCCGGTGTCATTCCTCAGCAGGGCCTGGTCTACCTTCTCCACAGATGTCAACTCTGGAGACAATGACGAGGCTGGTTCTTTAAGTACAGACACTTGGATGTAATCAAAAACATGAACAGAAAGCATGGCAGAAAGTGAAATGTTTGGGTGACTTCACATTCCTCTCCCCACCCATTGCCCTGAGATTTGTTAACAATcgttttgtgtttaaaaataacaacaattcTTAAGGATTAAAAGGATAGTGAAAGTCCTTAAGTGAATAAAGATCCCTAAAATTGCACCAGGCAAAAGCCCGCCCACCATCTGCAGCAAAAGAGTGCAAAGAGCATGATTTCTGGGACTGACATGAATTTGCAGGACCGGCTCACAGCCAAGTCACGAGAACGTGTGGAACATGTCTCGTAAcatacaagcgcacacacactctccaagCTAGCTACGCACCCATTTAATCTTCTCTCCCACCTCAGCCGACCACATGTGGTTCCCATTCCATACAAAAATGACTAAGGTAGCCAAAGAATGCGAGTCGTTtgaggcacaaaaaaaaaaaacagggtgaGATTCTGGGAGAATGAGAAACAGCTAATGTGTCAGAGGTAAAGAAAGGCCCGCAGTGACCTCTGAGCCAACGCTACTGCCCATCCATCTCCTTAACAAGCACTTATTCCATCTCCCATGTCCCAAGAGCTCTCCAACTAAGACAGATAGTAGCTGTAGGAGCCTTCAGCCCCGTCTGCAATCGGCAGGAGCACACTGACTGCTTATGAGAACACAAATGTGACGTGACTGAGGGGGAAACAGGAGAAATATTCACCTGCCAGGGCATCTTTCTCATCACTGTAGCCTCCTGAATCTCCAGACAAGTTCTCAAACGACTGGAAAGTTaggaaaacacatttcacatttggtaattattcatgttttcaattatgcatttaattcattataataCAATTgcttattaaaaaagaaaggatgAAGTTATGAATATAAGTAA
Encoded here:
- the arhgap29b gene encoding rho GTPase-activating protein 29 isoform X4, producing the protein MFRQSGVGGSGNKRSSSDITHLFQHGTGPSTLSPSKAPAMGRSSSTNPLSTVGLGDLAHAPGADPDYIMQLVSDVRKFAHVLLSLKEAFHSKGTQECLHQAIQEQLAELLRVLKAVIGKHQTLNSADILTAAGTVIAKVKGINFKDVNKENRGAIFSEIFRSIDTLAFTFGNVVSDFLMGDVDSDCRGGLHQDGRSRSFENLSGDSGGYSDEKDALAVSVLKEPASSLSPELTSVEKVDQALLRNDTGVESALLYAKALSRYTKDMLAWVEKRLNLDMECAKSFAKMAESAKAVASQQDYMPFRDIYVSAFKNEIEYNQVLLQTAAALQTNRFIQPLQARKNELDKMRKEMKEQWQREQKKMSEADSAARKARLLQTQRREEYEKARSSSSRMGEEQHGTGGRSLEKKRRVEDEALQKAEDAQDHYKACEADAGAKRAGLASAKSEILTQIRELVFQCDLTLKAVTVNWFQMLQAQTVSLPQKYQALCEQAKLYDPGQCYSEFVHSLPKERVWLETLSQDSTGPSRTGISIHKRSLSSTNSSQGSTSAGDALSVDEVSSPAHQRISRMADRRSNSAADIQVAKQQGPQQAWSSGSQGGSGGGGMCSDSESAGGSSESRSVDSPIASPGDFKRRLPRTPSTGTMSSADDLDEREPPSPSDNGIGEMVIEATSSPGPFRNTLMSKAAHTHKLRKLRAPSKCRECDSLVVFHGAECEECSLACHKKCLETLAIQCGHKKLQGRLHLFGIDFAQVAKNSADGVPFIIKKCTSEIESRALNIKGIYRVNGAKSRVEKLCQAFENGKDLVELSDLHPHDISNVLKLYLRQLPEPLILYRHYNEFIGLAKEAQRLLVDEVDLAQSNPVGEQPRLSIELNRVVFKIRDLLRQLPLTHYRTLHFLIAHLHRVMEQAEENKMTASNLGIIFGPTLIKPRQTEADVSLSSLVDYPYQALMVELLIRHQHMIFDTPQSPVSPLSPTAPNHSPAFLPCHQQRLSLHSQSLVDLKESTCKQHSSSSRLLDDGKERKEDVAVTDGTDRLNGDMRGVEEVQRYVLGFGTSSRPVQLRPHRSRLVSRPISMPVDRLLGERNARPPSFEHPPAAIEEVTEVGKAEGRSCYPFIDTQTLRRTWDKQYKHYDVTPRTAMIVAGLPQPGAADRTKETTSSEPMTSLNVASTVSHSAPFMVTIRPFRTSRRDSGASLGRDVPITFRAPRTLQPPPGTFYKPPTGIRARPPDAERTVSVTVSTITVTLAPPVATLTASATTMATTSITTVSPSERSTQVGAEALGEVAVSSPPLSPSQSLPSSPEEVSLAEAKALQQKLRGSHHLHQQEHREAHFV
- the arhgap29b gene encoding rho GTPase-activating protein 29 isoform X1 translates to MFRQSGVGGSGNKRSSSDITHLFQHGTGPSTLSPSKAPAMGRSSSTNPLSTVGLGDLAHAPGADPDYIMQLVSDVRKFAHVLLSLKEAFHSKGTQECLHQAIQEQLAELLRVLKAVIGKHQTLNSADILTAAGTVIAKVKGINFKDVNKENRGAIFSEIFRSIDTLAFTFGNVVSDFLMGDVDSDCRGGLHQDGRSRSFENLSGDSGGYSDEKDALAVSVLKEPASSLSPELTSVEKVDQALLRNDTGVESALLYAKALSRYTKDMLAWVEKRLNLDMECAKSFAKMAESAKAVASQQDYMPFRDIYVSAFKNEIEYNQVLLQTAAALQTNRFIQPLQARKNELDKMRKEMKEQWQREQKKMHWLKRSVFVYAPEQSEADSAARKARLLQTQRREEYEKARSSSSRMGEEQHGTGGRSLEKKRRVEDEALQKAEDAQDHYKACEADAGAKRAGLASAKSEILTQIRELVFQCDLTLKAVTVNWFQMLQAQTVSLPQKYQALCEQAKLYDPGQCYSEFVHSLPKERVWLETLSQDSTGPSRTGISIHKRSLSSTNSSQGSTSAGDALSVDEVSSPAHQRISRMADRRSNSAADIQVAKQQGPQQAWSSGSQGGSGGGGMCSDSESAGGSSESRSVDSPIASPGDFKRRLPRTPSTGTMSSADDLDEREPPSPSDNGIGEMVIEATSSPGPFRNTLMSKAAHTHKLRKLRAPSKCRECDSLVVFHGAECEECSLACHKKCLETLAIQCGHKKLQGRLHLFGIDFAQVAKNSADGVPFIIKKCTSEIESRALNIKGIYRVNGAKSRVEKLCQAFENGKDLVELSDLHPHDISNVLKLYLRQLPEPLILYRHYNEFIGLAKEAQRLLVDEVDLAQSNPVGEQPRLSIELNRVVFKIRDLLRQLPLTHYRTLHFLIAHLHRVMEQAEENKMTASNLGIIFGPTLIKPRQTEADVSLSSLVDYPYQALMVELLIRHQHMIFDTPQSPVSPLSPTAPNHSPAFLPCHQQRLSLHSQSLVDLKESTCKQHSSSSRLLDDGKERKEDVAVTDGTDRLNGDMRGVEEVQRYVLGFGTSSRPVQLRPHRSRLVSRPISMPVDRLLGERNARPPSFEHPPAAIEEVTEVGKAEGRSCYPFIDTQTLRRTWDKQYKHYDVTPRTAMIVAGLPQPGAADRTKETTSSEPMTSLNVASTVSHSAPFMVTIRPFRTSRRDSGASLGRDVPITFRAPRTLQPPPGTFYKPPTGIRARPPDAERTVSVTVSTITVTLAPPVATLTASATTMATTSITTVSPSERSTQVGAEALGEVAVSSPPLSPSQSLPSSPEEVSLAEAKALQQKLRGSHHLHQQEHREAHFV